The Zingiber officinale cultivar Zhangliang chromosome 2A, Zo_v1.1, whole genome shotgun sequence genomic sequence ATAATCgattaaaattcaatttttatggcaATTTTTAGAGTACATAACTTCTAGAGTGAAGTGCAATTTTCACTCTTATTGTCATATTTTTATATCAACTTGGCTTTGGCTAGACTTATTTTGTGTTGAATCGACCTTACCTATAGACAATTTTGTGTCTCCATGTGAAGAGTGCAGATTCATTCTTTTCAAGTTTTGTATGATTTAAACTTCACCCATTAttgcttttcttttgtaataatgCTTTCAATTTAATTTCTAGTAAATTAGATTAATTCTTTACTTTCAATTAGTTTTATTTACTTTTTAATAGTTTTTTATATCTTAGAATCgtataaaacaaaatttgtatCAAATCATATCGAATAATACCACATTCGTATGATTCTCTTCTATTTTAATACACATGTTCGAACTCCTAAATTCCAAAATGTCAAAGCATTCAGGAGGAAGATCTTTTAATATCATCGGTACCACAAACATCAAAACTATGGAAGCTGATTATACCAATAATCTTcctattatttggtttgtcagtgatcttaatatttggtaatatttggtctttgatgctcacgacagagttccaacgctgcatgattaccttgttcaagcagattgctcgctgcctcagtagctcgcattttcagagTTCCACAGCTCTTCTTTCTTATGATGATCTTGTTCTTGCAGATTTGTGTTTCCTCTGTGGACCCTTTGGCATTTCCttctgcagtggaagcaggtgcCCAAATGGTTAGGATGCGATGAACTTGACTGGTTTCGATCGGATTGTCTGTCATACCAAACATTAAAATCCTTGTGCTAAATGCAGGTGGAAATTGGAAATTATGATTCTTTCTACGAGATGGGAATTCAGTTTTCCCCTGAACAGGTATATGAATCATGATCGTACTTTTCCTTGCAGTTCCTCGAGTATTTTCAGCTATTTCTATCTCGTCACTATTCTGTGGTGCCATTGTCAGATTCTAAAGCTCACTAGAGAAACTAGAAGGATTCTTCCATCCATTACACTGTCTGTAACCGTGCCACACATGCTTAGTCTCCCTGATCAGGTAGCTCATTTATTTCCTCGTAAACTGAGATTTGTCACTAACACAATCTCTCGTTGTTTTTTGTTCAATTTAAAAAGGTGAAGCTAGCAGAGTTGCTGGAACAGGAAGGTGCTGATATAATCCAAACTGAAGGAGGGAAATACTCAAGTCCATCAAAACCTGGTGTCCTTGGTTTGATCGAGAAGGTAACAACAGTACGAATAAGAAATCTTAGCACACTTGTGATGAAAAATGTGATATTTTTCCTCTTTAAAATGTAGGCCACACCAACGCTAGCAGCTGCATACTCCATTTCCCGAGCAGTTCAGATTCCAGTTATGTGCTCATCTGGATTAAGCGCTGTCACTGCACCTATGGCTTTAACAGCAGGAGCAGCTGGTGTGGTATGCGTTCTTTTGctttctaatctaatcattatctgctactagtgaaagaaatatAGACTCTTTCAGATTCTCTTGTGTTCTTGATTATCTGCTACTACTTCATTgtcagaagtagttgaacactaacacttggacgtcaacatttttgagttggctggacttaaagaagcaattccatgcgatggacaccaacaacagcggttagtcaatgatgaggttttgtaaaacttgtgtgtttgaaaaattattgtcatgaagttaaggataacttgtatgatacaaatttaatttgtggatcaatatgtatacattttgtttgtataatataaagttttatttatttgttaaatagtcttattataaaaatgattgtggttgtggatatttaattatatgtaaattttgagtatttttttataatttttgctatttaattaagaaaaacactattttttataaatttaaaaagacaacgtttttaagtaataaaagacaacgcttaaaaaacaatgtctttaagaccaaccacaacgcttttaaagcgttgtctttgatatgtgcatttttacaacagcatctataacaacgctttttaagaacgaaaagacaacgcttaaaaagcgttgtctttgtgaccaaccacaacgcttttaaagcgttgtctttgatatgactttctacaacaccatctacaacatcactttttaagtacatacgacaacgccaaaaaagcgttgttgtttagcttttttcttgtagtgcggtTTCGGTTCATGGGCTGTAAACCCGGcgaaccggcgggttgaaccggcggttcagccgcaaacaattttgtttttttttaaacggcttgaaccgccggttaaccggcggttcatagtcgttggaaccgccggttaaccggcggttcgtagccgttgggagggttttttgggtatttttttcaacggttaggatcatttgaccgttttttaatcaatggctatgatctagtgtccgttactatcaaaactctataaatagagagctcatttcattatttttcacacacatcttctctactcttaatctcattttcgtattctctaatctctacacgctttcgttttcaattacaatggaagaaggccgcggaggtgcatcatcacgagctcggaagggaaaacaaataatgaatccgcgggaggaggaccccaacattcaatccaccgatgatgagatcgagcatcttccgaatccgacacccgaaacacaaggaagtaccgatgcaattacttctaaggttcgggaactttctcctctaaagtcttctatttttactaaacattttgagaatgtcactcttccgtcgggagaaatgcgtgcaaaatgtaagcactgcaatgcttcctacaaattccaagcctggtggctatgggtcgttgaaacgacatgtagaaacgaagcacccgacggaatatggactcgaccgttctcaaacacaattatcaagattttcttcaactagcggtagtaccgattctggtttatttttatattcggataataaattaagagaatcattagctaaatttgtttccgtagaacatctttcttttagttttggatctaaatgcacatttgaagatttttgtaaagaatctcttaatccatgtgctaaacgtgttcctaggactacacttactcgtacaattaaaaaattagtaaaacaaggaaaaaaatttttaattgatgaatttagtaaattagataataaagtttctttatgttccgatatttggagtgatcattggcaaacacattcgtatatgggtgtgacttgccattggatcgataactcttggaacctccaaaaaagattattagcttatagagtttttgatgaatcacataatgctcataatatcgcacaattattatgtttaattttagaagaatatggtttaactcataaaatattttcaatatcattagataatgctagttctaataccacttgtatagatgatctaaaatttgtttgtcaacctattattgggtttattattttcatattcgttgtgtatgccatgttttaaatttatgtgttcaagatggtttaaaaattttagaaagttatattaaaccaattataatttcttatttatggtctcatccatctataatgaaacaatggggtaggttttgtaaaattaatggaatgagacctaaaaaatttccacgtgatgtaccaacacgttggaattcaacataccaattattacaagattcatttcaatataaagaattattatgttcattttttgcacaaaacactaatactaatatatatttattttcacaacaatggaatatttgtagtagtatttgtgaaattttaaaagtatttaatgatacaaccgaacaactttccggtgtttattatctcactgctcaattagttttagaaaatttttctaatatagtattagttttaaatgaacatattaataatgaatctttatctccttgcatcttagctatgaaaactaaataggaaaaatatttttatttaattcctgaaatttatttaattgcatttgctttagatcctagatttaaattagaagttttacaagaaatgttaactttatattatgacgctttaattccaattaaagattcttcttcccctgatcccgttaatattatatataatgttagaatttatttatatgatatttataatcaatattatgcaaaatatggaacacaaattaatatttctgaaattcaacaaactactagtagtaatttaaaacttacaaaagcataactcttattaaaagaacggacaaaacgtccacgaggatcctcaagttccacacaggaacttgagaattattttacgacttcttttgattttaatgaagcagataacgaaaacttcgatatcttaaagtggtggtcatagaaggctcaaagctttcccgttctctccgtgatcgcaaaagaaattttagcttgtccagtgtcaactgttgctgtggagcagacgttcagtgccggcggcaacatattagatgaacgacgatcaactttgtctcccgactcattggaagcccaagcattactggacgattggactagagcggagaaaagaatccaaggaatgcaactttcagatgacgaagttgaagattttgatactgaaggaacaaatacgacaggaacaggaaatggaagtgaatgaaaatgtaaaaggataaaaatgtaaaagaactacgtgagctttgatttccctaaagggatacgtaggcaacttcaATAAGTGCAAacccttttttcaataaattttaatttctaatttttaatgtttaatttttaatttttaatttttaatttttaattttttttaacatattaatcttggcccgtggcgaaccgtgacgaaccgtgaatcgaaccgtgaaccggcggttctgaaccgtgaaccgtaactgTCTTggacggttaaggttaagggtcgacttgTCTGAAACCATCGAACCGTCGATTTCGAACCATGATCAGGTCTACCTCAAAGTAAATACTCTCTCTCAGGCTCTCCCCATACGCACATTAATTAATCTATGTAATTTCATTTAAGTGCAATAATGAACAAGTTCCTCAATGCCCACTTGAGTTAGTTCACAGGGACGTCGAACCGACATCCATCAGTTCCATGTGCATGCATGCACCAGTACGGACGTGAAAATTCATTCGAgtccatgcatgcatgcatgcattcaATGATCTACGCCTGTTAACATGGCCACAATCAAGCCCTGTTCAATGAAACTTCAAAGGAGGCTCATTGTGAATTTGTGATCCATATGAAGTTTACGtgcataattaaataattaaattgctAATTAATAAATATACGCATTAGTCAAagtttgagagagagagagagagagatcatgTGTTTGTGTTTCACCACTGAACTTAAGTTTTCTTGCCTTGTTTGACGGTCAAAGTTTGGGCAAAGAGCCCAACAACCGAGATAAAAGCCACTCATATCCTACACCATTCGTAGTATTGTAATGCatgagagaagaaaaaaattaaattaaatagaatGGAAGAGGGTTCGAGGAGGATCCTATGAGGGTTAATTATATATAAAGGGTTATCATCCGATTTGTGGGGGAATGAAAATAGGGCTAAGGACCCGGAAGACAAGGGTTCGTGTCCTCGTCTAGGGCACACAACTAGCTCACCCATctccaatttatttatttatttaatattattaattgtttccttttttttttttttcccccaAAAACTTTCTTGGTATTAGTCTACGTAGATAGATAAGGCATGAGGAAAGCCCGCATGATGCGGAGAGTATGCTAATTACTcgtataattttaatttgtcgACAAGATTTGTGTACATATATAATAGAGATATATACCCTAGGATTATGGTACGGTGGTAAACAGTGAGATAATATTATGCAGTCCTGATTAAACTTCCTCTCTacactaggggtgtaaatgaaccaagtcgtTCGCAAACTATTCGaagttcgattcgataaaagctcgtttgagctcgtttaatgagactcgttaagataaataaatcaagctcaagTTTCGCAATAtttggctcgttagctcgtgaacacgttcgttaagttcattaagtaa encodes the following:
- the LOC122043890 gene encoding uncharacterized protein ycf23-like, whose amino-acid sequence is MPVPHLFNEMSMWEFYLLMATWKWCYSFKIWKHSIDVGSKVARIFRVPQLFFLMMILFLQICVSSVDPLAFPSAVEAGAQMVEIGNYDSFYEMGIQFSPEQILKLTRETRRILPSITLSVTVPHMLSLPDQVKLAELLEQEGADIIQTEGGKYSSPSKPGVLGLIEKATPTLAAAYSISRAVQIPVMCSSGLSAVTAPMALTAGAAGVK